Part of the Deltaproteobacteria bacterium genome, TTTCACATACGCCGCTTGCTTCACCGGAGGAGTCCATTATGGAGTATTTAAATACAAATCCTACCATTAGGAATCGTGAAGCAAGAAAAATAACAAATATAAAGTCGGAAAATAGCATGAAAAGAGTTTTTTATCGGTTGAAGGATAGAGGTGAGATTGAACCTGTATACGCAAAAACTGGTAAGAAAATAGTGGCTTGGAAAAAGAAGGAGAAATAGTTGTGTAGATATGCACCGTCCACCATTTTCTTTAAACCCAAGGCCGCTTGCGGCTTGTCAAACCGTCAAGTTTTGTGCCAGACGCGGCAGAGGCCGTTTTTTCGCGCAGGCGTATTTTGACAATACGTCGAGCAAGGAAAAACGGCCTCAACAATGTATGGCGCGAAAATCGACGGTTTGCTATGTGGGGTAGACGCGTACGACGTTTGTCGCCTGAAGTCCCTTTTCGCCCTTTGTAACGTCGAATTCGAATATGTAGTCGCGGTTAGGGAGGTTTGTGACCTGAACGTTTTGCGGCAGCGCGGATTCGTGGACAAACACCGTCTCGTATGGCGAGTCATCGCGCCTTGTGTCCGTAATCCAGAGGCCCGGGCCGATGCGTTTTATGTAGCGCATGAACCCGTAGTTCTTCGAATGGTTGTACGTGTAGCAGATGCCGCGCACCTTTGCGCCAAGCTCGCCCCACGGCTTTCTGTCGGCATTGTCGATGGGCAGAAGGTTAGGGATAAGGTAGCCGGAGACAAAGAGGTCCACCTCGCGCTTTAGTAGCTGCGATACGTTTTGGAACGCGACCGCCTCCACGCGGCAGCCTTTATTTTGTAACGCCTTTACGACCTGCACAAAGTCGCCGTCTCCGGTAACGAGCATGACCTTGTCGAGATTTTCGGACTGCAAAAGCGCGTCAACGGCCATGTCCAGGTCCGCGTTTGCCTTGCCGTACTTGGTGCCGGACTCGTCTATGTACCACGACACTTTTTTCTCGATTACCTTGAAGCCGAAGTCTCTAAGGGCTGAGTGGAAGTTGAAGGTGCGTTCTTTATAATCGGAGTCTATTTTTGCCCTGTCCTCGTCGTATGCAACGTAGGCATTCAAGCGCACGGGCTCGCCCGAGTCGCGGCAGGCAAAGTCTCTTAATACGTCGAACTTCATGCCGTAGCCGCCGCTTCTGGTGATGTTAGCGACGTCTACGTATATGCCGACCTTTTGTGAGCGTTCTTTTGTCATGGCTTTATATGTCGAGGTTAGAGACCTCGAGCGCGTTTCTCTCGATGAACTCGCGTCTTGGCTCGACCTGGTCTCCCATGAGCTTAGTAAACACGGTATCCGCCTCTACGGCGTCGTCGACACGTACCTGCAAAAGCACGCGTCTTTCCGGGTCCATGGTCGTTTCCCAGAGCTGCTCGGGGTTCATCTCGCCAAGGCCCTTGTAGCGCTGCACGAGCACGCCCTTTTTGCCGGCTGCCGTAAGGTGCGCAATCAGCTCGTCTAGAGTTGTGGCAGTCGATTCGTCTATGCCTTCGCCGCTAATTGAGTAGGGCGCCTGGCCAATCTTTTCGATTGAAGAGCCGCACTTTTTAAGCTCCTCGAACTCCGGGGATTCGACGAACTCCGAGCCGATGACGGTCTCGGCCGTTGTGCCGTTACGCCGCGTGGTAGCCTTTATCTTGAACCTGCCGTGCTCTTCGTCCTCCTCGGCGCTAAAGGTCGCTGGCATTGCATCGGGGTGGAAGGTCTTCATGTATGTCGAGAAGTTGTCGAACATGCGCTTTAAAGTCTTCTCGTTCGAAAGCGTTTCGAGGGAGAAGGCCTCTTCCAGCGCGAGCATCCCGACTATTGCCTTGTCCATCTTCTTGCGCTCGAAGCGGTCGAGAAGGCGCGTAAAGCGCGCGGCCTTTTTAAGGAACTCAAGGAGCTTCTCGCCCTTTATCGGCGCCGCCCCTTTGCCTTTGGGCTTTACAGTGACGCCTTCCTTTATGCTGTCGAAGATGAAGTTGTCGAGCGCGGTCTCGTCCTTGAGGTACTTTTCCATCTTGCCCTTTTTTATCTTGTAGAGCGGGGGCTGCGCGATGTAGAGGTACCCGTGGTCGGTTATGAAGGGCATCTGGCGGTAGAAGAATGTGAGAAGAAGCGTTCTTATGTGGCTGCCGTCCACGTCCGCGTCGGTCATGATGATTATCTTGTGGTAGCGAAGCTTCTTCGGGTCCATGTCCTCTTTGCCGATACCGGCGCCAAGCGCGGTTATCATGGTGCGTATTTCCTCGTTCGAGAGCATCTTATCGTACCTGGCCTTCTCGACGTTTAGTATCTTTCCCCTAAGCGGCAGTATGGCCTGCGTTCTTCTGTCTCTGCCCTGTTTGGCCGAGCCGCCTGCCGAGTCTCCCTCGACGATGAAGAGTTCGCAGAGCTCGGGGTTACTCTCCTGGCAGTCCGCGAGCTTTCCGGGAAGGCTTGCGCTATCGAGCGCGCCTTTACGCCTGATGAGCTCTTTGGCCTTTTTCGCGGCCTCTCTGGCCCTTGCGCCCTCGACTGCCTTTTCGATTATCTTCTTAGCTACAGAGGGGTTTTCCTCGAGAAATGCTCCGAGGCTTTCGTTGATGATTGCCTTTACGTAGCCCTCTACCTCGGAATTGCCAAGCTTTGTCTTTGTCTGGCCTTCGAACTGCGGCTGAGGAAGCTTTACGCTGATTACTCCGGCGAGGCCTTCTCTGATGTCGTCGCCCTGGAGCGGCTCTTTCAAGTCTTTTAGAAGGTTCTTAGTCGATGCGTACGAGTTGATGGTCCTCGTAAGCGCGCTTCTTAAGCCCACCATGTGCGTGCCGCCCTCGATGGTGTTGATGTTGTTGGCGTAGGAAAATACGTTCTCGGAATACGAGTCGTTCCACTGAAGCGCCATCTCCATGTGGATGCCGTTTTTCTCGCCGCTAAGATATATTACTTTAGGATGTATGGGGGTCTTTGTCTTGTTTAAGTGCTCGACAAAGCTCACGATGCCGCCCTTGTACTGGAACTCGTGCGACTTGCCGGTTCTCTCGTCAGTGATGGTTATCTTTATGCCCCCGTTTAGGAATGAAAGCTCCCGAAGGCGCTGGCTAAGGGTGTCGAAGTTGTACTCTGTGACCTCGAAAATCTTTGCGTCCGGCTTGAAGGTTATCTTCGTTCCGGTGGACTTGCTCTTTCCAACGGTCTTTAGTTCCGTTGAGGGTTTTCCGCCCTTGTACGTCTGCTCGAATACGGCGCCGTCCCTTTTGATTTCGACCTTTAGCCACTCGCTAAGGAAGTTAACGACCGTTACGCCAACGCCGTGGAGGCCGCCGGACACCTTATAGGCCTGGTTCTCGAACTTTCCTCCGGCGTGGAGCTGCGTTAATACGACCTCGACGGTGGGCTTCTTTTTCTCGGGGTGGGGCTTTACAGGGATTCCTCTGCCGTCGTCTATGACAGTTACCGAATTATCGATATGTATCGTTACGTCTATGTTTTTACAGTATCCGGCAAGGGCCTCGTCTACCGAGTTGTCAACGACTTCGTAGACCAGGTGATGGAGCCCTGTTGGCCCGGTAGAGCCTATGTACATGGCCGGGCGCTTTCTTACGGCCTCGAGCCCTTCAAGTACTTTTATGGAACCTGCGTCGTAGTTGGATGTGTTCCTGGTTTCCGCTTCTTTTTTGGGTTCGGTCTTGTCCTTTTTCAATTTTCAAGGCTCCTTTTTCTGGTTTTTCTAATGCCCAAATAATAGCACAAAGAGAGTGGCATTGCCAATAAAAAAACAAATGTTAACGCCGCGATTTTAAAGGATTTTATAACGTTTTTTGGTTATGATTTTTGCGGTGTCGTTTAAACTAATGCCATCATTTCGGTTCCTCAAGCGGATATTGCGCAGTGCTTTGGAAATCGCTTGTTT contains:
- the gyrB gene encoding DNA topoisomerase (ATP-hydrolyzing) subunit B, which codes for MKKDKTEPKKEAETRNTSNYDAGSIKVLEGLEAVRKRPAMYIGSTGPTGLHHLVYEVVDNSVDEALAGYCKNIDVTIHIDNSVTVIDDGRGIPVKPHPEKKKPTVEVVLTQLHAGGKFENQAYKVSGGLHGVGVTVVNFLSEWLKVEIKRDGAVFEQTYKGGKPSTELKTVGKSKSTGTKITFKPDAKIFEVTEYNFDTLSQRLRELSFLNGGIKITITDERTGKSHEFQYKGGIVSFVEHLNKTKTPIHPKVIYLSGEKNGIHMEMALQWNDSYSENVFSYANNINTIEGGTHMVGLRSALTRTINSYASTKNLLKDLKEPLQGDDIREGLAGVISVKLPQPQFEGQTKTKLGNSEVEGYVKAIINESLGAFLEENPSVAKKIIEKAVEGARAREAAKKAKELIRRKGALDSASLPGKLADCQESNPELCELFIVEGDSAGGSAKQGRDRRTQAILPLRGKILNVEKARYDKMLSNEEIRTMITALGAGIGKEDMDPKKLRYHKIIIMTDADVDGSHIRTLLLTFFYRQMPFITDHGYLYIAQPPLYKIKKGKMEKYLKDETALDNFIFDSIKEGVTVKPKGKGAAPIKGEKLLEFLKKAARFTRLLDRFERKKMDKAIVGMLALEEAFSLETLSNEKTLKRMFDNFSTYMKTFHPDAMPATFSAEEDEEHGRFKIKATTRRNGTTAETVIGSEFVESPEFEELKKCGSSIEKIGQAPYSISGEGIDESTATTLDELIAHLTAAGKKGVLVQRYKGLGEMNPEQLWETTMDPERRVLLQVRVDDAVEADTVFTKLMGDQVEPRREFIERNALEVSNLDI
- a CDS encoding NYN domain-containing protein, with product MTKERSQKVGIYVDVANITRSGGYGMKFDVLRDFACRDSGEPVRLNAYVAYDEDRAKIDSDYKERTFNFHSALRDFGFKVIEKKVSWYIDESGTKYGKANADLDMAVDALLQSENLDKVMLVTGDGDFVQVVKALQNKGCRVEAVAFQNVSQLLKREVDLFVSGYLIPNLLPIDNADRKPWGELGAKVRGICYTYNHSKNYGFMRYIKRIGPGLWITDTRRDDSPYETVFVHESALPQNVQVTNLPNRDYIFEFDVTKGEKGLQATNVVRVYPT